The Streptomyces sp. NBC_01689 genome includes a window with the following:
- a CDS encoding TetR/AcrR family transcriptional regulator: MTAIEQTEAARPRGTRLPRRARRNQLLGAAQEVFVAQGYHSAAMDDIAERAGVSKPVLYQHFPGKLDLYLALLDQHCESLLQAVRTALASTTDNSLRVRATMDAYFAYVEDDGGAFRLVFESDLTNEPAVRERVDKVTHECAEAICDVIAEDTGLSRAESMLLASGLGGLAQVVARSWLHSDRSVPRDQAVQLLTSLAWRGIAGFPLHGTDHH; this comes from the coding sequence GTGACAGCCATCGAGCAGACAGAGGCGGCGCGCCCGCGGGGCACTCGCCTGCCGCGCCGTGCCCGACGCAACCAGCTCCTCGGCGCCGCCCAGGAAGTATTCGTTGCTCAGGGGTACCACTCGGCCGCCATGGACGACATCGCCGAGCGGGCGGGCGTCAGCAAGCCGGTCCTCTACCAGCACTTCCCGGGCAAGCTGGACCTGTATCTAGCCCTGCTGGACCAGCACTGCGAGTCACTGCTGCAGGCGGTACGGACAGCGCTCGCGTCCACCACGGACAACTCGCTGCGAGTCCGCGCCACCATGGACGCGTATTTCGCGTACGTCGAGGACGACGGCGGCGCCTTCCGACTGGTGTTCGAGTCGGACCTCACGAACGAGCCGGCGGTCCGCGAGCGCGTGGACAAGGTGACGCACGAGTGCGCCGAGGCCATCTGCGACGTCATCGCGGAGGACACGGGTCTCTCGCGTGCCGAGTCGATGCTCCTCGCCTCCGGTCTGGGCGGCCTGGCCCAGGTGGTGGCCCGCTCGTGGCTGCACAGCGACCGCAGCGTGCCGCGCGACCAGGCGGTGCAGCTGCTGACCTCGCTGGCGTGGCGCGGCATCGCGGGTTTCCCGCTGCACGGCACCGACCACCACTGA
- a CDS encoding alpha/beta fold hydrolase: MSSTELPSVLAATVTPRVATVRVAEGERLRSVGLPGITLTVRSRPPAREGLPPALYVHGLGGSSQNWSALMPLLDGLVDSEALDLPGFGDSPPPDDGDYGITGHARAVIRYLDAAGRGSVHLFGNSLGGAVATRVAAVRPDLVRTLTLVSPALPEIRVQRTAWPTALLAVPGVAGLFTRLTKDWGAEQRVRGVTALCYGDPGNVSPEGFREAVEEMERRLALPYFWDAMTRSARGIVNAYTLGGQHGLWRQAERVLAPTLLVYGGRDQLVGYRMAHRAARAFRDSRLLSLPEAGHVAMMEYPETVATAFRELLAESAESALPAVMGAGS, from the coding sequence ATGTCTTCGACCGAGCTGCCCTCCGTGCTGGCCGCCACCGTCACACCGAGGGTCGCGACCGTCCGGGTCGCGGAAGGGGAACGGCTGAGATCGGTCGGCCTGCCCGGGATCACGCTGACCGTACGGTCCCGGCCACCCGCGCGCGAGGGGCTGCCGCCGGCGCTGTACGTGCACGGGCTGGGCGGCTCCTCGCAGAACTGGTCGGCGCTGATGCCGCTGCTCGACGGGCTTGTGGACAGCGAGGCCCTCGATCTGCCGGGCTTCGGCGACTCGCCGCCACCGGACGACGGGGACTACGGCATCACCGGGCACGCGCGCGCCGTCATCCGCTACCTGGACGCCGCCGGGCGCGGTTCCGTCCATCTCTTCGGCAACTCGCTGGGCGGCGCCGTCGCCACCCGGGTCGCGGCCGTCCGGCCCGACCTCGTCCGTACCCTCACGCTCGTCTCGCCCGCGCTGCCCGAGATCCGCGTGCAGCGCACCGCGTGGCCCACCGCGCTGCTCGCGGTGCCCGGGGTGGCGGGGCTGTTCACCCGGCTCACCAAGGACTGGGGCGCCGAACAGCGTGTCCGCGGCGTCACGGCCCTGTGCTACGGCGACCCCGGCAACGTGTCGCCCGAGGGGTTCCGCGAGGCGGTCGAGGAGATGGAGCGGCGGCTCGCGCTGCCCTACTTCTGGGACGCCATGACCCGCTCGGCGCGCGGGATCGTGAACGCGTACACGCTGGGCGGCCAGCACGGACTGTGGCGGCAGGCCGAGCGGGTGCTCGCGCCGACGCTGCTCGTCTACGGCGGCCGCGACCAGCTCGTCGGCTACCGCATGGCACACCGCGCCGCGCGCGCGTTCCGCGACAGCCGGCTGCTGTCGCTGCCGGAGGCGGGGCACGTCGCGATGATGGAGTACCCGGAGACGGTGGCCACGGCCTTCCGTGAACTCCTCGCGGAATCCGCCGAGTCGGCCCTGCCGGCCGTCATGGGCGCGGGGAGCTGA
- a CDS encoding ABC transporter permease, producing the protein MSEAIVASRAPGTDPSVPGASGARQFWRRLRTQRAALVAAAFVALLVLVALTAPLLTAVEGQDPTTYHPALVDSARGGVPIGSFGGVSGSHWLGVEPQTGRDLFARLVHGARVSLGVAFAATLVQVLIGVVVGVAAALGNRWVDQLLSRVTDIIIAMPLMIMSLALLAIVPSGFPRPVLVALIIGLVAWGSTAKIVRAHALTLKELDHVAAARLSGWGPWRVARRELLPALAAPVITYAALLVPLNITVEAALSFLGVGVKPPTPSWGQMLTAADVWYQAAPQYLLLPAGSLFLTVLALTVLGDGVRTALDPRAASRLRVGTGRKREARA; encoded by the coding sequence GTGAGCGAGGCAATCGTCGCCTCCCGGGCCCCGGGGACGGACCCTTCCGTCCCCGGGGCCTCCGGGGCCCGTCAGTTCTGGCGGCGGCTGCGCACGCAGCGCGCCGCCCTCGTCGCGGCGGCCTTCGTGGCGCTGCTCGTCCTGGTCGCCCTCACCGCACCGCTGCTCACGGCGGTCGAGGGCCAGGACCCGACCACCTACCACCCGGCGCTCGTCGACTCCGCGCGCGGCGGCGTACCGATCGGCTCGTTCGGCGGAGTCAGCGGCTCCCACTGGCTCGGCGTCGAACCGCAGACGGGCCGCGACCTCTTCGCCCGGCTCGTCCACGGCGCCCGGGTCTCCCTCGGAGTCGCCTTCGCGGCCACCCTCGTACAGGTCCTCATCGGCGTCGTCGTCGGTGTCGCGGCCGCCCTGGGCAACCGCTGGGTCGACCAACTCCTCAGCCGCGTCACGGACATCATCATCGCGATGCCGCTGATGATCATGTCCCTCGCGCTGCTCGCGATCGTGCCCAGCGGCTTCCCGCGCCCCGTCCTGGTCGCCCTCATCATCGGCCTGGTCGCATGGGGCTCGACCGCGAAGATCGTGCGCGCCCACGCGCTGACCCTCAAGGAACTCGACCATGTGGCGGCGGCCCGGCTCAGCGGCTGGGGCCCCTGGCGCGTCGCCCGCCGCGAACTCCTGCCCGCCCTCGCCGCGCCCGTCATCACGTACGCGGCCCTCCTCGTCCCCCTGAACATCACCGTCGAGGCGGCGCTCAGCTTCCTGGGCGTCGGCGTGAAGCCGCCGACCCCCTCCTGGGGCCAGATGCTGACCGCGGCCGACGTCTGGTACCAGGCCGCACCGCAGTACCTGCTGCTCCCGGCGGGCTCCCTGTTCCTCACCGTGCTCGCGCTGACCGTCCTCGGCGACGGCGTGCGCACGGCCCTCGACCCGCGCGCGGCCTCACGGCTGCGCGTCGGCACGGGACGCAAGCGGGAGGCCAGGGCATGA
- a CDS encoding DUF3492 domain-containing protein yields MRIGLLTEGGYPYVNGDAKLWCDRLVRGLGQHEFDLYALSRSRQQEDEGWVPLPPQISRVRTAPLWTADDEGAAHGRGVHGRRARRRFAECFGELAAAVCAGPGGRNAPDGSGASGGAGAVAGFGGAGTVFGGAGAVGGPGVAGEAGEAGASGVSDGSGASFGPEADRFATALYGLAELARDEGGLAGTLRSEAAVRAWERACRAPGALRAARTARVPDLLSVAAHVDRSLRPLSLDWYGDDGLGAVDLCHATAGGSAALPGLLARHFASVPLLVTEYGVPLRAHYLASSATEEAPAVRALRAAFHGRLATEVYRRAALITPGNTHARRWQERCGADRARVRTVYPGMEASRFAEVGERAEHAGGADPDTLVWVGRVEPSKDLVSLLHSFAEIRKERPKTRLRIFGAPAEGPDGALYLAHCKALAAHLFPDEAEGAHAVGDNPVSFEEIGGPEAPGIAEAYASGALVVLSSVVEGFPISLVEAMFCGRATVSTDVGAVVEVIGGTGLVVPPRNPRALAEACVALLRDPERRARLGAAARERALELFTVEQNVEAFHGIYLEIVSHSPIRRIVLDDAGEPLPFAVPAEAHVPGRWTEARLVAAGWTRRAPGAPVRATLPMTAGEGA; encoded by the coding sequence GTGCGCATCGGACTGCTTACGGAGGGTGGCTATCCGTATGTGAACGGTGACGCCAAGCTCTGGTGCGACCGGCTCGTGCGCGGGCTCGGGCAGCACGAGTTCGACCTCTACGCGCTCAGCCGCAGCCGGCAGCAGGAGGACGAGGGCTGGGTACCGCTGCCGCCTCAGATCAGCCGCGTACGGACGGCTCCGCTGTGGACGGCCGACGACGAGGGGGCGGCGCACGGACGCGGAGTGCACGGACGCCGGGCGCGACGGCGGTTCGCCGAGTGCTTCGGGGAACTGGCGGCGGCCGTGTGCGCGGGCCCGGGGGGCCGGAACGCGCCCGACGGTTCCGGAGCCTCAGGTGGTGCGGGGGCCGTCGCCGGCTTCGGCGGTGCCGGGACGGTCTTCGGCGGTGCGGGGGCCGTCGGGGGACCCGGTGTCGCGGGAGAGGCCGGAGAAGCGGGCGCGTCCGGGGTCTCCGACGGCTCGGGGGCTTCTTTCGGCCCTGAGGCGGACCGTTTCGCCACCGCGCTCTACGGACTCGCCGAACTCGCCCGCGACGAGGGCGGCCTGGCCGGGACGCTGCGCTCCGAGGCCGCCGTGCGCGCATGGGAACGCGCCTGCCGCGCGCCGGGCGCACTACGCGCCGCGCGCACCGCCCGCGTACCCGATCTGCTCTCCGTGGCCGCCCACGTCGACCGGTCGCTGCGCCCCCTCTCGCTGGACTGGTACGGCGACGACGGACTCGGCGCGGTCGACCTCTGCCACGCGACCGCCGGCGGCTCGGCCGCCCTGCCCGGCCTGCTCGCCCGGCACTTCGCCTCGGTCCCGCTGCTCGTCACGGAGTACGGGGTGCCGCTGCGCGCGCACTATCTGGCCTCCTCCGCCACCGAGGAAGCTCCCGCCGTACGGGCGCTGCGCGCGGCCTTCCACGGCAGGCTGGCCACCGAGGTCTACCGCCGGGCCGCGCTCATCACGCCCGGCAACACCCACGCCCGCCGCTGGCAGGAGCGCTGTGGTGCCGACCGGGCCCGGGTGCGCACCGTCTACCCCGGCATGGAGGCGTCCCGCTTCGCGGAGGTGGGGGAGCGCGCCGAGCACGCCGGCGGCGCGGACCCGGACACCCTGGTGTGGGTCGGCCGCGTCGAACCGTCGAAGGACCTCGTCTCCCTGCTGCACTCGTTCGCCGAGATCCGCAAGGAGCGGCCGAAGACCCGGCTGCGGATCTTCGGAGCCCCCGCCGAGGGGCCGGACGGCGCGCTCTACCTGGCGCACTGCAAGGCGCTGGCCGCCCATCTCTTCCCCGACGAGGCCGAGGGCGCGCACGCCGTCGGCGACAACCCGGTGTCCTTCGAGGAGATCGGCGGTCCGGAGGCCCCGGGGATCGCGGAGGCGTACGCGTCCGGCGCCCTGGTCGTGCTGTCCAGCGTCGTCGAGGGCTTCCCGATCAGCCTCGTCGAGGCCATGTTCTGCGGCCGGGCCACGGTCTCCACCGATGTCGGCGCGGTCGTCGAGGTCATCGGCGGTACGGGGCTGGTGGTGCCGCCACGCAATCCGCGGGCGCTCGCCGAGGCGTGCGTGGCACTGCTGCGCGACCCCGAACGGCGCGCACGCCTCGGCGCGGCGGCCCGCGAACGAGCCCTCGAACTGTTCACCGTCGAGCAGAACGTCGAGGCATTTCACGGCATTTACCTGGAGATCGTCTCGCACTCGCCGATCCGGCGGATCGTCCTGGACGACGCCGGCGAACCCCTGCCGTTCGCCGTGCCCGCCGAGGCCCACGTACCCGGCCGCTGGACCGAGGCCCGTCTCGTCGCCGCCGGATGGACGCGCCGTGCGCCGGGGGCCCCGGTCCGCGCGACGCTGCCGATGACCGCGGGGGAGGGCGCGTGA
- a CDS encoding DUF3152 domain-containing protein: protein MGRHSRRGRPEKNDTGERPAAAPGAVPRPAQGPGDAPREISRGALGPQPPSPRAGGTPAAGAPRGTDGTPARGVPRFQDRFQDGTPAHGVPRFVEGTLPRGAARPADGTPARGLPRTADGTPARGVPRTAEGSPARTRGGHPEQRETGGGWGEFRGGAPGGAPAGAAYGGPRAASRATPSGGYAGPVAPGVPHIPGQRQEADAGSGAGSGRGPRQAYVDAFDEDGTGDGAGDTGLFAPRRATALRGDPYGPAVERDPRTTGDPAPGPEEEGRQRGGKGRTFTGIAAAAVTTVLAVVVAGQVATGRHGDGTHTQSAAGAGGGALDPAAPGAGRAAASGTPRPETVRTLTYDQKMGEKYELGAKLKASGRFDAVPGADRAPGEGRKYTYRVDVEQGLGLDGALFAQAVQKTLNDRRSWAHDGARTFERISSGRPDFVITLASPGTTAEWCAKSGLDTTEDNVSCDSASTQRVMINAYRWAQGSRTYGAAIHPYRQMLINHEVGHRLGYGHVSCQKDGALAPVMQQQTKFLDHDGIHCRPNPWPYPGS from the coding sequence GTGGGACGTCACAGTCGTCGGGGGCGGCCGGAGAAGAACGACACGGGGGAGAGGCCGGCAGCGGCACCCGGTGCGGTGCCGCGCCCGGCTCAAGGGCCGGGAGACGCGCCTCGGGAGATCTCGCGCGGCGCTCTGGGCCCCCAGCCGCCGAGTCCCCGGGCGGGCGGGACCCCGGCCGCGGGCGCGCCCCGCGGGACGGACGGGACCCCGGCGCGCGGAGTGCCGCGCTTCCAGGACCGTTTCCAGGACGGGACTCCGGCGCACGGGGTACCGCGATTCGTCGAGGGAACGCTCCCGCGCGGGGCGGCGCGTCCGGCCGACGGGACGCCCGCGCGCGGCCTCCCGCGGACGGCCGACGGCACGCCTGCCCGCGGTGTCCCGCGGACGGCCGAGGGCAGCCCCGCCCGGACCCGCGGCGGGCACCCCGAGCAGCGTGAGACCGGCGGCGGCTGGGGCGAGTTCAGGGGCGGAGCGCCGGGTGGAGCGCCGGCCGGCGCCGCGTACGGCGGGCCGCGCGCGGCATCGCGGGCCACCCCTTCCGGCGGATACGCGGGGCCCGTGGCACCGGGTGTGCCGCACATCCCGGGCCAGCGCCAGGAGGCCGACGCGGGGTCCGGGGCGGGGTCCGGACGCGGCCCCCGGCAGGCCTACGTCGACGCCTTCGACGAGGACGGCACCGGGGACGGCGCCGGAGACACCGGCCTCTTCGCGCCCCGGCGGGCCACCGCACTCCGCGGCGACCCCTACGGTCCCGCCGTCGAGCGGGATCCGCGGACCACCGGGGACCCGGCGCCCGGACCCGAGGAAGAGGGCAGGCAGCGAGGCGGCAAGGGGCGGACGTTCACCGGTATCGCCGCGGCCGCCGTCACCACCGTGCTCGCCGTCGTGGTGGCCGGACAGGTGGCGACCGGACGCCACGGCGACGGCACGCACACCCAGTCCGCGGCCGGTGCGGGCGGGGGGGCCCTCGACCCCGCCGCACCCGGCGCCGGCCGGGCCGCCGCCTCCGGCACACCGAGGCCGGAGACCGTGCGGACACTGACGTACGACCAGAAGATGGGCGAGAAGTACGAACTCGGCGCGAAACTCAAGGCGTCGGGCCGGTTCGACGCCGTCCCCGGGGCCGACAGGGCGCCCGGCGAGGGCCGGAAGTACACCTATCGAGTGGATGTGGAACAGGGCCTCGGGCTTGACGGCGCCCTCTTCGCGCAGGCCGTGCAGAAGACCCTCAACGACCGGAGGAGCTGGGCCCACGACGGCGCCCGCACCTTCGAACGGATCTCCTCCGGCCGGCCCGACTTCGTGATCACGCTGGCGAGTCCCGGCACCACCGCCGAGTGGTGCGCCAAGTCGGGCCTGGACACGACCGAGGACAACGTGTCCTGCGACTCGGCCTCCACCCAGCGCGTCATGATCAACGCGTACCGCTGGGCCCAGGGCTCCAGGACCTACGGCGCCGCGATCCACCCCTACCGGCAGATGCTCATCAACCACGAGGTCGGCCACCGGCTCGGATACGGCCACGTCAGCTGCCAGAAGGACGGCGCGCTCGCCCCGGTCATGCAGCAGCAGACCAAGTTCCTCGACCATGACGGGATTCACTGCCGACCCAACCCCTGGCCGTATCCAGGCAGTTGA
- a CDS encoding ABC transporter ATP-binding protein: protein MTTGESLDGGPDGTGAPLVDVRDLVVGFGDLRAVDGLSFTLAKGAALGLVGESGSGKSTVASALLALHRGTGARVDGAVRVAGVDVQAASDDELRRLRGGKAAMVFQDPLSSLDPYYAVGDQIAEVYRVHVKASRRAARARAVEVLDRVGIADAARRARARPHEFSGGMRQRALIAMALACAPDLLIADEPTTALDVTVQAQILDLLHTLREETGMGLLLVTHDVGVAAESVDDVLVMRHGRAVEHGPVAAVLGAPREEYTRELLGAVPRVDVPRVRLGGAGAAAGGSGGVPGGGAVGGGAVPGGAASGGGVLDGGVPVGGAPVGGESSGGASAGGVSGGGVPGGAASDGGLDDGEFSGGGPSGDGEVGEIVLEAVGLRREFGRGRRRFTAVDGVSLTVRRGETLGVVGESGSGKTTLGRMLVGLLEPTAGSVRYEGRVRSGIRPAVQMVFQDPVSSLNPRRSVGESIADPLRARGERDETRIRGRVGELLERVGLEPAHYDRYPHEFSGGQRQRVGIARALAADPRVIVCDEPVSALDVTTQAQVVALLAELQRELGLALVFVAHDLAVVRQVSDRVAVMRRGRIVELGSADEVYESPRDPYTKQLLAAVPALDPEVAAERRRARRQPAAV, encoded by the coding sequence GTGACAACCGGTGAATCCCTGGACGGCGGGCCGGACGGCACCGGCGCCCCGCTCGTGGACGTCCGGGACCTCGTCGTCGGGTTCGGGGACCTGCGCGCCGTCGACGGACTGTCCTTCACCCTCGCGAAGGGTGCCGCGCTCGGGCTGGTCGGCGAGTCCGGCTCCGGCAAGTCCACGGTCGCCTCCGCGCTGCTCGCGCTGCACCGGGGCACCGGAGCGCGCGTCGACGGCGCGGTGCGGGTGGCCGGAGTCGACGTACAGGCCGCCTCCGACGACGAACTGCGGCGGCTGCGGGGCGGGAAGGCGGCGATGGTCTTCCAGGACCCGCTGTCGTCGCTCGACCCGTACTACGCGGTCGGCGACCAGATCGCCGAGGTGTACCGCGTCCATGTGAAGGCGTCCCGGCGCGCCGCCCGCGCGCGTGCCGTCGAGGTCCTCGACCGCGTGGGCATCGCGGACGCCGCCCGCCGCGCCCGCGCGCGTCCGCACGAGTTCAGCGGCGGCATGCGGCAGCGCGCGCTGATCGCGATGGCGCTGGCCTGCGCGCCCGACCTGCTGATCGCCGACGAGCCGACGACGGCCCTCGACGTGACCGTGCAGGCCCAGATCCTCGACCTGCTGCACACCCTGCGGGAGGAGACCGGGATGGGGCTGCTGCTCGTCACGCACGACGTGGGCGTGGCCGCCGAGAGCGTCGACGACGTGCTCGTCATGCGGCACGGGAGAGCGGTCGAGCACGGGCCGGTCGCGGCGGTCCTCGGGGCGCCGCGGGAGGAGTACACCCGTGAACTGCTGGGCGCGGTACCCCGCGTGGACGTACCGCGGGTACGGCTCGGGGGTGCGGGGGCGGCCGCCGGGGGGAGCGGGGGTGTGCCGGGGGGTGGTGCCGTGGGCGGTGGTGCCGTGCCGGGCGGCGCCGCGTCGGGCGGCGGTGTCTTGGACGGTGGTGTGCCGGTTGGTGGTGCGCCCGTCGGTGGTGAGAGCTCCGGTGGGGCGTCGGCCGGTGGCGTGTCGGGGGGCGGTGTGCCGGGCGGTGCCGCGTCTGACGGTGGTCTGGACGACGGTGAGTTCTCCGGCGGCGGCCCGTCCGGCGATGGGGAGGTCGGTGAGATCGTTCTCGAAGCGGTCGGTCTGCGGCGCGAGTTCGGGCGTGGCAGGCGGCGGTTCACCGCCGTGGACGGGGTGTCCCTCACGGTCCGGCGCGGCGAGACGCTCGGCGTCGTCGGCGAGAGCGGCAGCGGGAAGACCACACTGGGACGCATGCTGGTCGGGCTGCTGGAGCCGACCGCCGGGTCGGTCCGGTACGAGGGCCGGGTGCGGTCGGGGATCCGGCCCGCCGTCCAGATGGTCTTCCAGGACCCCGTCTCCTCCCTCAATCCCCGGCGCAGCGTCGGCGAGTCGATCGCCGATCCGCTGCGGGCGCGCGGCGAACGGGACGAGACCCGCATCCGGGGGCGCGTAGGGGAGCTGTTGGAGCGCGTGGGGCTCGAACCGGCGCACTACGACCGCTACCCGCACGAGTTCAGCGGCGGACAGCGTCAGCGCGTCGGCATCGCGCGGGCGCTCGCCGCCGACCCGCGTGTCATCGTCTGCGACGAACCGGTCTCCGCGCTCGACGTCACGACCCAGGCCCAGGTGGTCGCCCTGCTCGCGGAACTGCAGCGCGAACTCGGGCTGGCGCTCGTCTTCGTGGCCCACGACCTGGCCGTCGTGCGCCAGGTCAGCGACCGGGTCGCGGTGATGCGGCGCGGCCGGATCGTCGAACTCGGCTCCGCCGACGAGGTGTACGAGTCCCCGCGGGACCCCTACACCAAGCAGCTGCTGGCCGCCGTTCCGGCGCTCGATCCGGAGGTCGCGGCGGAGCGGCGCAGGGCCCGCCGGCAGCCGGCGGCGGTGTGA
- a CDS encoding Ms4533A family Cys-rich leader peptide: MWSSPAVRRAAIELALIGVTALCVADIHCR, encoded by the coding sequence ATGTGGTCCAGTCCTGCCGTCCGTCGCGCCGCCATCGAGCTGGCGCTGATCGGCGTGACCGCGCTCTGCGTGGCGGACATCCACTGTCGCTGA
- a CDS encoding ABC transporter substrate-binding protein — MRQPSVNRARVATVSLALVVAAGAAACGPEDNDAKGAGGDSTLRKGGTLTVLNANPQEDFDPARLYTSGGGNVPSLVFRTLTTRNRENGAAGAEVVPDLATDTGRPNKDATVWTYTLKKGLTYEDGTPITSADIKYGIERSFAAELSGGAPYLRDWLIGGADYQGPYKDKKGLDSIETPDDLTIVFHLDKPEGEFPYLATQTQFTPVPKAKDTGTKYEEHPVSSGPYKVVRNENDGERLVLERNPHWSASTDAERKAYPDRIDVRSGLDSSVINQRLSSSQGADAAAVTTDTNLGPAELAKVTGDKELAARVGTGHFGYTNYIAFNPKVKPFDDPKVRQAISYAVDRTSVINAAGGSSLAEAATTYLPNQKSFGYTPYDHFPAGASGDPAKAKELLKEAGHPNGLAVTLTHSNDKDFETSPEIATALQDALKKAGITVKLQGLESNDYKDKIHGAKSEPGFFLAHWGADWPSGGPFLAPIFDGRQIVEDGANFNTGFLDDKAVNDEIDAINKLTDLDEAARRWGALDKKIGEQALTVPLFHPVYKRLYGKDVKNIVISDWTGVLDISQVAVK; from the coding sequence ATGCGTCAACCGTCCGTGAACAGAGCCCGTGTGGCCACCGTTTCGCTCGCCCTGGTCGTGGCGGCGGGCGCCGCCGCCTGCGGGCCCGAGGACAACGATGCCAAGGGCGCCGGCGGCGACTCCACGCTCCGGAAGGGAGGCACGCTCACCGTCCTCAACGCCAACCCGCAGGAGGACTTCGACCCGGCGCGCCTGTACACCTCCGGCGGCGGCAACGTCCCCTCCCTCGTCTTCCGCACGCTCACCACACGCAACCGAGAGAACGGAGCCGCCGGCGCCGAGGTCGTCCCGGACCTCGCCACCGACACCGGGCGCCCGAACAAGGACGCGACCGTGTGGACGTACACCCTGAAGAAGGGCCTCACGTACGAGGACGGCACGCCGATCACCTCCGCCGACATCAAGTACGGCATCGAGCGCTCCTTCGCGGCCGAACTCAGCGGCGGCGCACCCTACTTGAGGGACTGGCTGATCGGAGGCGCCGACTACCAGGGCCCCTACAAGGACAAGAAGGGCCTCGACTCGATCGAGACCCCGGACGACCTGACCATCGTCTTCCACCTCGACAAGCCGGAGGGCGAGTTCCCCTACCTCGCCACCCAGACGCAGTTCACGCCCGTCCCCAAGGCCAAGGACACCGGCACCAAGTACGAGGAGCACCCGGTCTCCTCGGGCCCCTACAAGGTCGTCAGGAACGAGAACGACGGCGAGCGGCTCGTCCTGGAGCGCAACCCGCACTGGTCCGCGTCCACCGACGCCGAGCGCAAGGCCTACCCCGACCGGATCGACGTACGGTCCGGTCTGGACTCGTCCGTCATCAACCAGCGGCTGTCCTCCTCGCAGGGCGCGGACGCCGCGGCCGTCACCACCGACACCAACCTCGGCCCGGCCGAACTCGCCAAGGTCACCGGGGACAAGGAACTCGCCGCGCGCGTCGGCACCGGGCACTTCGGCTACACGAACTACATCGCCTTCAACCCGAAGGTGAAGCCGTTCGACGACCCCAAGGTGCGCCAGGCGATCTCGTACGCCGTCGACCGCACGTCGGTGATCAACGCGGCGGGCGGCTCCTCCCTCGCCGAGGCGGCCACCACCTACCTGCCGAACCAGAAGTCCTTCGGCTACACGCCCTACGACCACTTCCCGGCGGGCGCGTCCGGCGACCCGGCCAAGGCCAAGGAACTCCTCAAGGAGGCCGGCCACCCGAACGGCCTCGCCGTCACGCTCACCCACTCCAACGACAAGGACTTCGAGACCAGCCCGGAGATCGCCACCGCCCTCCAGGACGCCCTGAAGAAGGCCGGCATCACCGTCAAGCTCCAGGGCCTGGAGTCCAACGACTACAAGGACAAGATCCACGGCGCCAAGTCCGAGCCCGGCTTCTTCCTCGCCCACTGGGGTGCCGACTGGCCCTCCGGCGGCCCCTTCCTCGCCCCGATCTTCGACGGCCGCCAGATCGTCGAGGACGGCGCCAACTTCAACACCGGCTTCCTCGACGACAAGGCCGTCAACGACGAGATCGACGCGATCAACAAGCTGACCGACCTCGACGAGGCCGCGCGGCGCTGGGGCGCGCTCGACAAGAAGATCGGCGAACAGGCCCTGACCGTCCCGCTGTTCCACCCCGTCTACAAGCGCCTCTACGGCAAGGACGTCAAGAACATCGTGATCAGCGACTGGACCGGCGTGCTGGACATCTCCCAGGTCGCGGTGAAGTAG
- a CDS encoding ABC transporter permease: MSGLPGAGGFTGFAVRRLVGAVVTLLAISVIIYLVFYVAPGDVAQITCGPRCSPAQVHQVSEQLRLGDPLYLRYWHFLQGIVAGHDYSTGTSVQHCGAPCLGLSYQSDQQVTHLIWTKLPVTLSLVLGAMVLWLVLGVGTGVLSAWRRGRITERVLTGVTLAGTATPVFVIGLVLMIVVCGQLQWLPFPQYVPFTEDPEQWAWNLLLPWLAFALIEAAKYARLTRASMLETLAEDHVRTFRAYGVGERSIIGRHALRGAIAPVIALNANDVGSAIGGAVLTETMFGLPGLGRELVHAVQVVDLPVVVGMVLVTGFFVVLANAVADVLYAVADRRVVLS; encoded by the coding sequence ATGAGCGGCCTGCCCGGGGCCGGCGGATTCACCGGATTCGCCGTACGGCGTCTGGTCGGCGCCGTCGTCACCCTGCTCGCGATCTCCGTGATCATCTACCTCGTCTTCTACGTCGCCCCCGGCGACGTCGCCCAGATCACCTGCGGCCCGCGCTGCTCGCCCGCCCAGGTGCACCAGGTCTCCGAGCAGTTGAGGCTCGGCGACCCGCTGTACCTGCGCTACTGGCACTTCCTGCAGGGCATCGTCGCCGGACACGACTACTCGACGGGCACCTCCGTGCAGCACTGCGGCGCGCCCTGCCTCGGCCTGTCGTACCAGAGCGACCAGCAGGTCACCCACCTCATCTGGACGAAACTGCCGGTCACCCTCTCGCTCGTGCTCGGCGCGATGGTGCTGTGGCTGGTCCTCGGCGTCGGCACCGGAGTGCTCTCCGCGTGGCGCCGCGGCAGGATCACCGAGCGTGTGCTGACCGGCGTCACGCTCGCGGGCACCGCCACACCGGTCTTCGTCATCGGCCTGGTGCTGATGATCGTCGTCTGCGGTCAGCTGCAGTGGCTGCCCTTCCCGCAGTACGTGCCCTTCACCGAGGACCCCGAGCAGTGGGCGTGGAACCTGCTGCTCCCCTGGCTGGCGTTCGCCCTGATCGAGGCCGCCAAGTACGCCCGGCTGACCAGGGCGTCGATGCTGGAGACCCTCGCCGAGGACCATGTCCGCACCTTCCGCGCCTACGGCGTGGGGGAACGTTCGATCATCGGCAGGCACGCCCTGCGCGGTGCGATCGCGCCGGTCATCGCACTGAACGCGAACGACGTCGGCTCCGCGATCGGCGGCGCCGTGCTCACCGAGACGATGTTCGGGCTGCCCGGTCTCGGACGGGAACTCGTGCACGCCGTGCAGGTCGTCGACCTGCCGGTGGTCGTCGGGATGGTGCTGGTGACCGGCTTCTTCGTGGTCCTGGCCAACGCCGTCGCGGACGTGCTGTACGCGGTGGCCGACCGGCGGGTGGTGCTGTCGTGA